The following proteins come from a genomic window of Paenibacillus spongiae:
- a CDS encoding Gfo/Idh/MocA family protein gives MGERIKTGIIGLGGRGMGLLTQIILKMPDVEVAAVCDLYADRGEQAADQVEKAQGYRPVVTTDYTEVLAIAEIDAIVISASWAAHMDIAIASMEAGKYVASEVGGAYSVQECWRLVEAYERTKVPCMMMENCCYGREELMVLNMVKHGVFGEIVHCAGGYHHDLRDEIAYGSENRHYRLNNYIHRNCENYPTHEIGPIARVLGINHGNRMVSLVSMASKAKGLQEYIKREKGEHSELAKTDIMQGDIVTTIIKCAHGETITITLDTTLPRYYSRGFTVRGTKGMYAEENLSIYIDGMHDQHHFDWKGQWGNVEGFREKYDHPLWKKYIEEGVKGGHGGMDWLVFEDFFDSVRKRTQTPIDVYDMASWMCISALSEDSIAMGGHPVAIPDFTNGKWMNR, from the coding sequence ATTATCGGCTTGGGCGGTCGCGGCATGGGGCTGCTTACGCAAATCATTCTTAAGATGCCGGATGTTGAGGTAGCCGCCGTATGCGATCTATACGCGGACAGAGGGGAGCAGGCTGCAGACCAGGTCGAGAAGGCGCAGGGATACCGCCCCGTCGTGACGACGGATTATACGGAGGTATTGGCCATTGCCGAGATCGACGCTATCGTAATTAGTGCATCATGGGCCGCTCATATGGATATTGCGATCGCTTCGATGGAAGCTGGCAAATATGTGGCCAGTGAGGTAGGCGGGGCTTATTCCGTTCAAGAATGCTGGCGGTTGGTCGAAGCCTATGAACGAACCAAGGTGCCGTGTATGATGATGGAGAACTGCTGCTATGGCCGGGAAGAGCTTATGGTGCTTAATATGGTTAAGCACGGCGTATTTGGGGAGATCGTGCACTGCGCAGGCGGATACCATCATGATCTGCGGGATGAAATCGCTTACGGCAGTGAGAATCGGCACTATCGGTTAAACAATTATATTCACCGGAATTGCGAGAATTATCCGACCCATGAGATCGGGCCCATTGCCAGGGTACTAGGGATCAATCATGGGAACCGGATGGTATCTCTGGTGTCCATGGCCTCCAAGGCCAAAGGATTGCAGGAATATATCAAGAGAGAGAAAGGCGAGCATTCCGAGCTGGCCAAGACGGATATTATGCAGGGCGATATCGTAACGACGATTATCAAATGCGCCCACGGCGAAACGATTACGATAACGCTCGATACGACGCTCCCGAGGTATTATTCCAGAGGCTTCACGGTAAGAGGGACAAAGGGAATGTACGCGGAGGAGAATCTTTCGATCTATATCGATGGCATGCATGATCAGCACCACTTCGACTGGAAAGGCCAATGGGGCAATGTAGAAGGCTTCCGGGAAAAATATGACCACCCTCTCTGGAAAAAATACATCGAGGAAGGCGTTAAGGGAGGCCATGGCGGCATGGATTGGCTCGTATTCGAAGATTTCTTCGATAGCGTAAGAAAGAGGACGCAAACGCCTATCGACGTCTATGATATGGCTTCCTGGATGTGCATCTCTGCATTATCCGAGGATTCGATCGCGATGGGCGGCCATCCGGTCGCTATACCCGATTTTACCAATGGCAAATGGATGAATCGTTAG
- a CDS encoding acyltransferase domain-containing protein: MNLKQLCEGIKLDPDARQILYDYQMDEPQYQACKKQFYANRYAFFEKVKQTAGYRQLFLYLYARFAADVHEEYRLRGIDDEIYFDTFSDIQIWCLTCKRDYGEYGIEEYHWLQEHIQLRLFRLGRLQFQPSALERTLEVDGRTVFKNQIVLNVHIPSGESLESRSVEESFERARSFFRGITPVFTCHSWLLYPGLSEVLPQGSNILQFQKEFIIYETDCESNQAEQRIFNQPRSDRSQYEEHTTLQRSAKAYLLAGNKLGNGSGIKMNPIG, encoded by the coding sequence TTGAACTTGAAGCAATTGTGCGAAGGGATCAAGCTGGATCCGGACGCTCGGCAGATTTTATATGATTATCAAATGGATGAACCGCAGTATCAAGCCTGCAAGAAGCAATTTTACGCCAACCGTTACGCCTTTTTTGAGAAGGTAAAGCAGACTGCAGGCTACCGGCAGCTGTTCTTGTATTTATACGCAAGGTTTGCGGCAGATGTCCATGAAGAGTACCGGCTCCGGGGGATCGACGATGAGATCTACTTCGATACCTTCTCGGATATTCAGATCTGGTGCTTAACCTGCAAACGGGATTATGGCGAGTATGGCATCGAAGAGTACCACTGGCTGCAGGAGCATATTCAGCTTCGATTATTCCGCTTGGGCCGTCTGCAATTTCAACCTTCTGCCTTGGAGCGCACGCTGGAAGTGGACGGAAGGACCGTATTTAAGAATCAAATCGTACTCAATGTACATATTCCGTCCGGCGAGTCGTTGGAGTCCCGGAGCGTTGAGGAATCCTTCGAACGGGCACGAAGCTTCTTCAGAGGGATAACGCCTGTTTTTACTTGCCATTCATGGCTGCTGTATCCGGGATTAAGCGAAGTCCTGCCGCAGGGCTCGAATATCCTGCAATTTCAGAAGGAATTCATCATCTATGAGACCGATTGCGAGTCCAATCAGGCGGAGCAGCGCATATTCAATCAACCTCGCTCCGACCGCTCCCAATACGAAGAGCACACCACCCTGCAGCGGTCGGCCAAAGCATATCTCCTGGCGGGCAACAAGCTGGGCAACGGTTCTGGAATCAAAATGAATCCAATCGGTTAG